The Streptococcus oralis region TCCATAGGCTAGCAAAATGAGATAAGCTAGCGTACAGATATTTAAGAAGGCTGCAATACTGGCTAGAGGAAACACTCCTGCAGCAATGGCTGAAGCAACTCCTGTTAAGAGAGTCGCATTTTTAGGAACGCGACTAGTCTTGCTTAATTGTTTAAAACTTTGAGGTAAAAGTCCATCACGAGCTAAGCTATAAATCATCCGAGACAAAGCATAAGTCATGGAGATACATACGGTTATCAGGGTTAGAATGGCTACAAGCGAAACATAATTTGCCGCCCAGCCGATACCTATACTCCGTAATGAAAATGCTACTGCATCGTCCACATTGAGCTTACTGTAGTGAACAATCCCTGTCAATACTAAGGTTACCAAAGCATAGAGAATGGTGACGATTGTCAGAGAAAGCACTATTCCGCGAGGAATATTCTTTTGCGGACTTTGAATTTCATCAACTGCCATGGAAATCGACTCAAAACCGAGAAAACCAAAGAACATCAAAGAGGCTCCCGCCATAATCCCAGTACTTCCACCATATAGTTGACCAAAACCAAATGGAGCAAAATTCGTCCAATTTTCTGGCTTGATGTACCAAATACCAACTAGGATAAATAAGGCGAGAGCTGAGAATTTCAAGACCACTAAAAGCGAATTAAAGCGCAAAGCTGCCTTAGAATTTAATAAAACCAATCCCGTTACCAAGGTAAGTACTAAAATAGGCAGAAGATCGATATAGGTTCCCTGTTCAGGATTAAAGGTTCCATTTAAGGCTTGGGGCATGGAGATACCATAATTACTGAGCAATCCCTTAAAGTAAGCTGCCCAGCCAGACGCCACACCTGAAACAGCCGTCATGAATTCCATGATGGTCAACCAGCCAGCAATCCAGGCTGGCAATTCTCCTAAAATCGCATAGAGGTAACTATAAGCACCACCAGTTGCAGGCACACGAGAGGCAAATTCTGCGAAGAAGAGGGCTGATAGAGAAACACACAGAGCAGAAATCACAATGGAAATCACTAGTGATGGACCAGCTAGTGTAGCCGCTGCTGTTCCAGTAATGGTGAAAATTCCCGTTCCCACCATGGCCCCAATTCCTAGTAAAATCAAATCCCATAATTTCAAATGGCGATGCATCTCTGTCTGTCTCAGACTAACATCCTTGGTTCTAAAAATATTCATACTTCATCTCCACTAAATGTAATTGTTTTATTTTACCATATAAAAGTATTTTTGTGAATATTTATTAGGTTATTTTTTGAAAAAAATTCTGAACAGAAGGGATTCCTGTTCAGAATTTGCATTTTTACCCACTGATTCTTTCAATTTGTTACTTATCAAGCGAGTAGGCTCAACAGTATACTCCATTGAAAGTTTTTTGGGGATTTGAGATTTTTTAAACTTCAAAGTAAGGGAACGGACGGTCACTATCTAAAGGACGATTTGGAACTTCTTGTTCCAAAATAGCGCACCAACCTGTTACCAATTCTTCAAAAGTCAGTTGTGCTTCTGGAGAAGCCGTTGTCAGCTTCCGTCCAAACCAAGCCATGGTTGCAGTCTCAAACTGAAGCATGGCGTACTCGATTACTGGTACATTTGCCTCTTCATAATTCTCATTTACTGCACGTGCCACACCTAGTGCTTGTGGAAGGAGTTGATTGCTGATTTTATCGACAACAGTCGCATCCATCTCTCTCCATGAAAGAAGTTGACCATTTACCTGATAAAAGAGCTCAAAGGTTTCTTGATTTTCCTTAAAATTAGCAAGAACAAAAGCACGTTCTACCGACTCAGGACCACCAGCAGCTTTTACAGCGTTTATCAAGAGGTTTTGTTCCATTTGTCGCCAATAATCATCTGCTTCTTCTGCTAGATCATTTGTAAACGGTGGAACAATTTCCTCGACAGGAATTTCACCTTTATTCGCTTTTTCAACATTACCAAATAATTTTTTTAAAAATCCCATTTGCTTCTCCATTTTGGATTTATCCGACTGAACCTTCCATTTCATAGCTAATCAAGCGATTCAGCTCAACTGCATATTCCATTGGAAGCTCTTTAGTGAAGGGTTCGACAAATCCCATGACAATCATCTCAGTAGCTTCAGATTCTGACAAACCACGACTCATGAGGTAGTATAGTTGTTCCTCTGAAATCTTAGATACCTTGGCTTCGTGTTCCAATGCAACTTGCGAGTTGTGAATTTCATTGAATGGGATGGTATCTGACGCTGACAAGTCATCCATGATAATGGTATCACACTCGATGTGAGAAACAGATTTCTTAGAGTTCTTGTTAAAGGTTACTTGTCCACGGTAGTCCACCTTTCCTCCGCCTTTAGCGATGGATTTAGACACGATAGACGAGCTTGTGTGTGGAGCGTTGTGGATCATCTTAGCACCTGTGTCTTGGTGTTGCCCTGAATTGGCAAAGGCGATAGAGAGCATGGTACCACGGGCTCCTTCTCCATCCAGATAAACAGATGGGTATTTCATGGTTGTTTTAGCACCCAAGTTACCATCAATCCACTCAACAGTCGCATCTTTCAAAGCTTTAGCACGTTTGGTTACCAAGTTATAGACGTTATCAGACCAGTTTTGGATGGTTGTATAACGCATGTAGGCTCCGTCCAAAGCAAAGATTTCTACAATGGCTGCATGCAAGCTGTTGCTTGAGTAAGTCGGTGCTGTACATCCTTCGACATAGTGTACACTTGCTCCCTCATCAACGATAATCAAGGTACGTTCAAACTGACCTGTATTTTCGTTGTTGATACGGAAGTAGGTTTGAAGTGGAATATCTACCTTAACACCTTTTGGTACATAGATAAAGGTTCCACCAGACCATACTGCAGAGTTGAGGGCTGCCAACTTGTTATCTGTCGGTGGTACCAACTTCGCAAAGTATTGTTTAAACAAGTCTGGGTATTCCTTGAGGGCAGAATCTGTATCTGTAAAGATAATCCCCAATTTCTGGAACTCTTCCTTCATGTTGTGGTAAACCACTTCTGACTCGTACTGGGCAGAGGCACCTGCTAAATAAGCACGCTCAGCTTCTGGAATACCGATACGTTCAAAGGTTTCTTTAATCTTTTCAGGTACATCATCCCAAGAACGGGCTGGTTTATCAGATGGTTTTTGGTAGTAGATCAAGTCATCAAAGTCAATCTCTGACAAGTCTGCTCCCCAGGTTTGCATGGGCATTTTTTTGAAGGTTTCATAAGACTTCAAACGGAACTCCAACATCCACTCAGGCTCACCCTTGGCAGCTGATAATTCGCGAATGACTTCTTCGTTCAATCCTTTTCCTGTCGATAGGACAGGCTCTACATCGTCATGGAAACCAAATTTATATTCACCAAGGTCAATTGGTTTTGGTTCTACTCTTTCTTCAGCCATAATATCCTTTCTTTCATTCTTCATTTCTACTGATTCATAAGACAAAAGAAACTTGTCTTACTGTTTTTCTTGATCTTCAATTGTTTTCTTAAGTGCATTCCAAGCTAGAGTTGCACACTTAATCCGTTGTGGGAATTTGGCAACACCTGATAAGAAAGCTGCATCGCCAAGTTGGTCTTGGCGGTCATCTTTTTGACCTTGAACCATTTCTGAAAAAATGGTCGCAAGCTCTAAAATTTCTTGTTTGGTCTTGCCTAAAACTGCATCTGTCATCATACTAGCAGAGGCAGTTGAAATCGTGCATCCTGAATTTAGAAAAGCAATATCTTCCAAACGGTCCTCTGCGTCAAACTTGACAGAGAGGTTGATGACATCCCCACAGGTTGGATTATTGAGGCTGATTTGCTCAGCATCTTCCAGCTTCCCTTGGTGATGTGGATTTTTCGAATGGTCTGCCACCACTGCCATATAAAGGCTATCTAGTTTAGAAAGTGCCATTGAAAAACTCCTTTGTCTTTTGTAGGGCATCGACTAGCTTGTCACAATCTGCCTTGGTATTGTAGATATAAAAACTTGCACGAGCTGTTGCTGGAACTTCCAAATACTGAAGCAAAGGTTGGGCGCAATGGTGACCGGCACGAACCGCTACTCCTTCATAATCCAGAGCTGTCGCGAGGTCGTGGGGATGAAGGTCACCTAGATTAAAGGCAATGACACCTGAACGTTTAGCCAGGTCTTGCGAACCATAAATGGTTAACCCTTCAATTTCCTGCAATTTTGGAAAGACGTATGCAATCAATTCCTGTTCATGAGATTCAATGGCATCCATACCAATCTTTTCCAGATAATCCACTGCTGCAGCAAGTCCGATAGCACCTGCCATATTGGGAGTCCCAGCCTCAAATTTCCAAGGCAATTCCTTCCAACTAGCAGATTGTTCGTAGACGAAATCAATCATCTCGCCACCAAACTCAACTGGTGACATTTGTTCCAGATACTTTTCTTTACCGTAAAGAACACCAATACCAGTTGGTCCAGCCATCTTGTGACCTGAAAAAGCAAAGAAGTCCACATCCAAGTTCTGGACATCAATCTTCATATGGGGCGTAGATTGAGCACCATCCACCACCATAATAGCTCCAACTTGGTGGGCCAATTGAGTGATTTCCTTGATCGGATTGACCACACCAAGAACATTTGAGGCGTGAGCTAGGGAGACAAACTTGACTTTATCAGTCAATTTAGCTCGCAAGTCATCCATATCCAGAGCTCCATTCTTGAGATAAACATAGACAAGCTCTGCCCCAGTCTTGCGGCAGACCTCCTGCCAAGGAATGATATTGGAATGGTGTTCCATGACAGAAATCAAGACCTGGTCTCCCTCAGTCAGGATTTCCTCAGCGAAGTATGCCACCCAGTTAAGGCTGGTTGTCGTTCCTCTGGTGAAGAGAACTTCCTTTGTAGAGCCTGCATTGATAAACTTACGAATGGTCTCACGAGCCGCCTCATAGGAAGCTGTCGCCCGCTCAGCCAAGGTATGAACACCACGGTGAACATTGGCATTGTCCTGCTCATAGTAGCGGTTGATTGTTTCCAGAACTGCTAGTGGTTTTTGTGTCGTCGCGGCATTGTCCAGATAGACCAGAGGTTCATCGTTGACAATCTGGTCTAAAATTGGAAAATCCTTGCGAATCGCTTCTACATCTAACATAGGCTTCCCCTTAGCGTTTTGACAATTTTTCTTCGATCGTTGCAATCATTTCATCACGAACTTCCTTGACTGGAATCTCAACAATTACGGAGCCAAGAAAACCAAGAACAACCAAGCGTTCAGCAGTTGCCTTATCCAAGCCACGGCTCATGAGGTAGTACATATCTTCTGGATCCACCTGACCGATAGAAGCCGCGTGACCTGCAGTTACGTCATTTTCATCAATCAAAAGAATTGGGTTGGCATCGGAACGCGCTTGGTCTGAAAGCATGAGAACTCGACTTTCTTGTTGGGCATCTGCTCCCTTAGCGCCTTTGATGATGTGACCGATACCGTTGAAGGTCAAAGTTGCTTTTTCAAGGATAACCCCATGTTGGAGGATATTTCCGATAGAGTTGCAACCGTAGTTAGTCACTCGAGTATCAATCCCTTGAACCTGACGGCCACTTGAAAGAGCTACGACTTTAAGGTCAGCATGGCTACCATTTCCAATCAAGTCGCTATCAAAGTCCGCAACGACATTTCCTTCATTCATGACACCAATCGCCCAGTCAATGCTTGCATCGTTGCCTAGTTTACCACGGCGGCTAATGTAGGCAGTGACATTTTCACCTAAACGGTCAATAGCAGCAAATTTCACTTGCGCACCAGAACGTGCAATCACTTCAACTGTGATATTGGCAGTTGCTTTTGCACTACCTCCACCACGTGACTCTAGACGTTCAAGATAGCTTATCTTACTGTTTTTACCAGCAATGATAAGGATATGCTTGTTAAATGGCACATCACTATCGCTGTCTTGGTAGAAAATACCTTCGATTGGCTCTGTAATTTCTACGTTATCTGGAATGTAGAGAACAGCACCACTGTTAAAATAAGCTGTGTGGTAGGCTGCCAACTTGTCGTCATCATACTTAACTGATGACATGAAGAATTCCTCAATAAGTTCTGGAATTTCTTCTAAAGCTGAGTGGAAGTCTGTAAAGATTACTCCTTGTTCAGCCAATTCAACTGGAGTTTGTTCAAAAACAGTCTGCGTTCCTACTTGAACCAACTTCAAGTGATTATCTAGAGCTGTGAAGTCTGCAACATTTGCTGAAGGTTCACTTTCTGTGATGGTTCCATCTCCCAGATTCCAGCGGTGAAATTTGACACGCTCAATAACTGGTAATTCCAAACTCTCAATCTTATCAAAAGCTTTTTGACGGAGGTCAGCCAACCAGCTTGGTTCAGCGTGCATTTCTGAAAAAAGTTTAATATTCTCTTTAGTCATTTACTTCTCCTAAAAGATACGAGGGAATTACAATTCTTCCTTGTAGTCGTAGCCAAGTTCTTCAGCTAGTTTTGCGTATCCTTCACGTTCCAAACGGGCAGCCAATTCTGGACCACCAGAAAGGACCACACGACCTTCCATCATCACGTGGACCACATCAGGTGTGATGTAGTTCAAAAGACGTTGGTAGTGTGTGATAATCATAGCACCAAAGCCTTCACCACGCATGGCATTGACACCTTTCGATACAACTTTAAGGGCGTCAATATCAAGACCTGAGTCAATCTCATCCAAAAGGGCAAAAGTTGGTTCCAACATCAAGAGTTGAAGAATTTCATTACGTTTTTTCTCACCACCAGAGAAACCTTCGTTTAGGTAACGCTCTGCCATTTCTTCTTTCATGTTGAGCAATTCCATTTTCTCGTCTAGTTTAGTGATGAACTCACGAACCGAAATCTTTTCATCATCTTCTTTACCAGCATTCATGGCTGCACGAAGAAACTCTGCATTGGTAATTCCAGGAATTTCAGATGGGTATTGCATAGCAAGGAAAAGTCCCATACGCGCACGCTCGTCCACTTCCAACTCAAGGATATTTACGCCATCAAACAAGACCTCACCTTTAGTAACTTCATAGTTAGGGTTCCCCATGATAGCGGCAGAAAGAGTCGATTTACCAGTACCATTTGGTCCCATGATAGCTGCGATTTCTCCTGTTTTCAGAGTCAGATTGACTCCTTTCAAAATTTCTTTTCCTTCAATCTCAACGTGAAGATCTTTGATCTCTAATACTGACATGATAGTTCCTTTCTTTTTCTAGCCTACTCCCTTTATCCTTAGAGAAATCACTTACATTTCTCAAAAAATACAAGAAAAGGTCCATAAATATACTCTACTAGTATAACAAAAAAAAGCCTAAAAGGCTTTGATTTTGTTTAGAAGCTAGTGACTAATCCTTGCGGTTTAGGTGCTGATCAATGGCATCTACTATTTTCCCCATTACATAACTTAATCTAAAATTTCGAAAAAGTAGAATGGCCCAAAAGGCTGCCATGAAATAGCGACCAGTCATCCAAGCTTCATTGAAAAAATAAGTCTCAGCAGCAGTAAATAGTGCTATCACGATAAATTGTTGTCTAGTCATAGGATTATTGTACCATGAAATCCACTTTTAGTCTTCTTCGACCATGACTTTATCAGCCAGAAATTCAAATCCCTCTGGAATCAGGCTCTCTTCTTCTACCTCTTGATCTGCCTGAGAAGACTTGTTTTTAGCTGAAAATGCTGCACGAACCTCTTTCCATTCCTCTAGGGAAATTGCCAGGATTTCAGGTGAAAATCCAGCCGCCTGGCTGAGAATATTGCCAAACATGGTATTGAGGTTATCCCGTTTCATGGTTTGTCCTGCATTGAAATTGGATTCAAAAGCTAAAATCGCATGGTGTTCGTTGGCCGCAACTGGTTGAGAACCTACGAGAAGAGCCTTATCAGGTCCAGCTAAACTCTCAATCACTTCTCCCCACGCATTCTGTAGGCGAATCAAGTTTTGCCGTGCCAATTCAGGATGTTCAACAGCTTCTTGTAGGATAGCCTGAACCTTATTACGGTCTACTCGATAGACTGTCTTGGAAGTGGCTGGACGGCTAGGGACTGGCGCCACTTGTTTAGGCACCGTTCCAACATTAGCAAGTTCTTGTTTGAGACGAGCGACTTCCTGTCTCAGTGCAGAAATCTCACCTTCGACAGCTTCTGAAAACATTGGTTCAGGCTTAATCTCCGCTAAACGAATGGTCATCATCTCAGCATAAATCTTAGGTTGCAGGCTAGCTTTCATATCCGCCAAGCTCACAGTCGCTATTCGAATCATTTCAAAGAGACTTTCCTGAGAAAGAGCTAGATTGTCCATAAAAACTGGACTGTGATGAGTATTTTCGCCACCTGTCTGAACAACTAGTAGATCACGCAAATACTGCAAGAGATCCGTCACAAAACGAGTCATGCTCTTGCCATTTTCAAACAAAAGATTCAAAGAATCAAGCGCTTTTGGAACATCCTGCTGAGACAAGGCAGCTACATAGTCATCAAGTGCTGATAGACTAATGGTGCCTGTAATCTCCTCAGAGATAGCAGTCGTGAGCTCATTTCCCTGTGTCAAACTCAAGGCTTGGTCCAGAATAGACAAGGCATCCCGCATTCCACCTTCAGCTCGTCTGGCAATGATTTCCACAGCATCTGGTTCAGAACTGATATTTTCTTTTTCTAAAATATGATGAATATGTGCCGTGATATCTTGCTTTCGAATCGATTTAAACTCAAAACGTTGGACACGCGATAAAATAGTTGCTGGAATCTTGTGCAATTCGGTAGTCGCCAAGATAAAGACAACATTTTGAGTTGGTTCTTCTAACGTCTTTAAAAGCGCATTAAAAGCTCCTGTAGACAGCATATGAACCTCGTCTATGATATAGACCTTATAACGTGCCAAACTAGGAGCATAGGTGGATTTATCACGAATTTCTCGGATTTCATCAACTCCGTTATTCGAAGCCGCATCCATTTCGATAACATCTTCTAAGCTACCTTCTGTCACTGCTTGGCAGATATAGCAGTTATTACATGGTTCTCCGTCCACTTGGTTCGGGCAGTTCATAGCCTTGGCAAAAATCTTGGCTACGCTGGTCTTCCCAGTCCCACGAGGGCCTGAGAAAAGATAGGCATGACTAATCTTTTCCTGCTCGACCGCTTGTTTTAGGGTTTTAGCCACGACTTCTTGACCTACTAGTTGTGAAAAAGTCTGGCTTCTATATTTTCGATAAAGTGCTTGATACATTAGGCTTTCTCCTCAAACATCGTAAAGTCCCATTCTGTCTTCTCAAGCAAAATAGCGACAAATTGTTCCAAGTAATCGCGGTCAATGGCATTGTAATCATCAATAAGTGAAGAATCCAGGTCTAAGACACCCAGCAATTGACCATTCTTGAGCATGGGAACCACGATTTCACTCTTGGCCATACTATCACAAGAAATGTAGTTTGGATAGGTGCTCACATCCCCAACTAAAACAGTCTCTTGAAACTCAGCAGCTTCTCCACACACGCCTTTCCCAAGCGGAATGCGAATGCACGAAACGCCGCCCTGAAAAGGCCCTAAAATCAACTCGTTACCATCAAACAGATAAAACCCTGCAAATACAGTATTCGGAAAGCGAGATTTTAGGAGGGCACTAGCATTCGAAAGATTGGCAAGAACATTGGTCTCACCTTCAAGTAAATAAGAAAGTTCCTCATTTAACAATTGATATTGTGATTGTTTTTCTGAATCTAACATAGAACTATTATATCAAAAATGAGAAAGAGACAAAAGAAAAATCCCTTGTTTTAAACAAAGGATTTTGTGATTATCAATTTGATTAAAGTTCGATATCACCGAACAAGTCAGCCATTGAGAATCCTGTTTGTGTTTCTGGAAGTTCGAAATCACGTTTTTCTTGACGTTTTGGACGACGTGGACGAGCAGCACGTTTTTCTTCTTTTTGTCCTTCTTCTTGAGCTGGACGTTCTTCAAGAGCTTTGATAGAAAGTGATACACGTTCTGCGTCAGCGTTAACATCAAGGACTTTAACAGTAACTTCTTGACCAACAGTAAGAGCTTCTTTTGGATTTTCGATACGTTTGTGTGAAATTTGTGATACGTGAACAAGTCCATCGATACCTGGCAATACCTCAACAAATGCACCAAAGTCAGTCAAACGTTTAACTGTTCCTTCTACTACATCACCTTTAGCCAATTTTTGCTCAACGCCATCCCATGGTCCAGGTGTTGTTGCTTTAAGTGAAAGTGATACGCGACCTTCTTCTTCGTTAAGATCAAGGATCTTCACTTCGATTTCTTCACCAACAGTTACAACTGATTTAGGTGATACGTTACGTTCGTGTGACAATTCAGTCAAGTGAACCAATCCGTCAACTCCACCAAGGTCGATGAAAGCACCAAAGCTAGTGATACGAGCAACTTTACCAGTTACGACATCACCAACAGCCAATTTACCGAATACTTCAGCACGAGCTGCTGCAGTAGCTGCTTCAACAACTTCACGACGTGAAAGGATGAAACGGTTTTCTTTAGGATCAACTTCCTTGATTTTAGCATCAAATTCTTGACCTACGAAACGCTCAGTGTTACGTACGAAACGAGTATCCAACATTGAAGCTGGGATAAATCCACGAACACCTTCAAATTCTACTGAAAGTCCACCTTTAACGGCACGAGTTCCTTTAACAGTAACAACTTCTTCTTCGCGTCCTACAAGTTTGTCCCATGCTTTGCGAGCTTCAAGGCGTTTTTTAGATACAAGGTATGTAACTGTATCAGTATCTTTACCAACTACTTGACGAAGTACAAGAACATCCAATACTTCTCCTACTTTAACAAAGTCATTGATATCTGCATCGCGATCGTTTGTCAATTCGCGAAGAGTCAAGACACCTTCAACACCAGTCCCAGAGATTGCAACGTTAGCTTGAGTCGCATCAACTGTCAATACTTCAGCACTAACAACATCACCAGGCTCAACTTGGCTAACGCTATTTAGCAAATCTTCAAATTCGTTCATCTAAAAAATCCTCCAACAATCAAGTTTTTCCAAACTTGACATACTTATAATTTTTTTCCTAAGCACCCGCAAAGACATGTTCATATCGTTCACGTCTTTCAATTATAAAAATAAAATACCCTAAGATATTTTTCTTTTTATCTTGAATTTATTACCTAAGAACTGGGGTAGCTGGATTCGAACCAACGCATGAGGGAGTCAAAGTCCCTTGCCTTACCGCTTGGCTATACCCCATTGATGAATGGAGAGAGAGGGATTCGAACCCCCGAACCCGAAGGAGCGGATTTACAGTCCGCCGCGTTTAGCCTCTTCGCTATCTCTCCAATGTTTAACGAGAACTATTATATCATGAAATTTTCAATAAAACAAGTATTATTTTGTCAAATTATAGTTTTCAATCAAAATTTCCACAGCTTTTTCAAGTTTTTTATAAAAACTATCGACATTTCCATTCTTTATGATGGCAAATTGGCTATCTAATTCGGCAATTTCCCCAATAACCTTTTTCCCGATCGTCAAAACGTATCCTTCATAGCTGTCTTTTCCAACAGTCACTTTTGCATCCGTTAATTGGATTTCAATTTTCTTATCTTTTTTACTCATACTGTACCTCTTTTCACTTTTTCTATTGTACAAGAAAATGTTCAAACTAGCAAGAAAAAACTCCATTTCAGCCATTACAACTGCTACGGAGTTCTTCTTTACTTCATGTCTTTTAGTCCACTTTGACAATCCATCCTTCAGGCGCTTCTACATCACCAAATTGGATACCGGTCAATTCGTCATAGAGTTTACGTGTAACAGGACCTACTTCTGTTTCACTATAGAAAACATGGAAATCATCGCCATGTTGGATTCCCCCAATTGGAGAAATGACCGCTGCTGTTCCACAAGCACCTGCCTCTACAAAACGCTCCAAATTATCGATTGGAACATCGCCTTCAATCGGAGTCAATCCCAAGCGGTGTTCTGCCAAGTAAAGCAAAGAGTACTTGGTAATGGATGGCAAGATGGATGGACTCAATGGTGTTACAAATTCATTGTCAGCTGTAATTCCAAAGAAGTTAGCTGATCCGACTTCTTCAATCTTTGTATGTGTAGATGGATCTAGGTAGATAACATCTGAAAATTGGCGTGACTTGGCCATTTTACCTGGGAGGAGACTAGCAGCATAGTTACCTCCAACCTTAGCCGCACCCGTACCATTTGGAGCTGCACGGTCGTATTCATCCTGAATCAAGAAGTTAGTTGGGACTAAACCACCTTTAAAATAGTTACCTACTGGCATAGCAAAGATGGTGAAAATATATTCTTCTGCTGGTTTAACCCCAATAATATCCCCAACACCAATCAAAAGTGGACGAAGATAAAGGGTTCCACCTGTTCCATATGGTGGGACGTATTCTTCATTTGCACGCACAACTGCTTTACAAGCTTCTACAAACATTTCTGTTGGAACTTGTGGCATCAAAAGACGGTCACAAGTACGTTGCAAACGCTTAGCATTTTCGTCAGGACGGAACAATTGAACACTGCCGTCCTTGGTACGATAGGCTTTCAATCCCTCAAATGCTTGCTGTCCATAGTGGAGACTTGGAGAAGACTCTGAAATATGCAAGGTTGCATCCTCTGTCAATTCTCCTTGATCCCATTGACCATTTTTGTAGTGAGCGATATAACGGTAAGGTAATTTCATATAAGCAAATCCAAGGTTTTCCCAATCAATTGCAACTGTCATGTGTTTCTCCTTTATACTAATCAAACTATGTGTTCTATTCTACACTTTTCTAGTGAAATTTCAAGTATTATTTGTAATTTTCTGAAAATTTTTTCAACATAAAGAAATCAGCCCTCTGGACTGATTCTTTTTAAGAATTTGCTTTATCTTCTTTAAAGACTTCTTTGAGGTAAGCATCGAAAACTTCCTCATCTGAAATCGTGTCTGAAATAAAGCTTCCATTGCTAGTACGTTCTGACAAGTTGAGGTCTTGCAATCGGCTTTCATAGATTGTTCCCTTGTTAGATTGGACAAGCAGCGTTTGGTCGTTTTCTTCAACTTCTGTACTAAAGAGATCACCAACGAAACCTTGCTCTGCAACTGCTCCAGCCAAGAAGACTCGGTGCGGTTTGTTTTTCAACTCACGCAAGACTTGTAGACCTCGTTTAGCACGGCTGGTCGCTGGAATTTCCTCAATGGAAACACGTTTCAAGCTTCCACGTTGGGTCAAGAGGTAGAAGGATGAGGTGTTACAGATGAAGGCTGCCTGGAGGACATCATCTTCTTTCAGGTTCATAGCCTTGACACCTGCAGCCTTGGCACCAACAACCGGAACCTCTTCGATATTGAAACGAAGGGCATAACCGTTTTGACTAATCAAAAGAACATCATCTAGTTTAATTGAAGCCACTGCTACAATTTGGTCTGTCTCGTCTTTAAGTTTAGCGTACTTGACAGATTTAGACTTGTAGGTCCGCCATGGAGAGAACTCTTTGCGTTCTACACGCTTGATTTGGCCGAGGCGAGTTGCTGCAAAATAAGTTGTCGCATCATCAAACTGATCTACTACTTCTGCATAGAGTATTTCTTCGTTCGTTTCAAAGTTTGTAATGGTCTGGCTCAGATGCTCTCCGATATCCTTCCAGCGAATATCTGCCAATTCATGGATTGGTCGATAAATGACATTTCCAAGAGTAGTGAACATCAAGA contains the following coding sequences:
- a CDS encoding branched-chain amino acid aminotransferase — its product is MTVAIDWENLGFAYMKLPYRYIAHYKNGQWDQGELTEDATLHISESSPSLHYGQQAFEGLKAYRTKDGSVQLFRPDENAKRLQRTCDRLLMPQVPTEMFVEACKAVVRANEEYVPPYGTGGTLYLRPLLIGVGDIIGVKPAEEYIFTIFAMPVGNYFKGGLVPTNFLIQDEYDRAAPNGTGAAKVGGNYAASLLPGKMAKSRQFSDVIYLDPSTHTKIEEVGSANFFGITADNEFVTPLSPSILPSITKYSLLYLAEHRLGLTPIEGDVPIDNLERFVEAGACGTAAVISPIGGIQHGDDFHVFYSETEVGPVTRKLYDELTGIQFGDVEAPEGWIVKVD
- the rpsA gene encoding 30S ribosomal protein S1, with the protein product MNEFEDLLNSVSQVEPGDVVSAEVLTVDATQANVAISGTGVEGVLTLRELTNDRDADINDFVKVGEVLDVLVLRQVVGKDTDTVTYLVSKKRLEARKAWDKLVGREEEVVTVKGTRAVKGGLSVEFEGVRGFIPASMLDTRFVRNTERFVGQEFDAKIKEVDPKENRFILSRREVVEAATAAARAEVFGKLAVGDVVTGKVARITSFGAFIDLGGVDGLVHLTELSHERNVSPKSVVTVGEEIEVKILDLNEEEGRVSLSLKATTPGPWDGVEQKLAKGDVVEGTVKRLTDFGAFVEVLPGIDGLVHVSQISHKRIENPKEALTVGQEVTVKVLDVNADAERVSLSIKALEERPAQEEGQKEEKRAARPRRPKRQEKRDFELPETQTGFSMADLFGDIEL
- the sufC gene encoding Fe-S cluster assembly ATPase SufC, with amino-acid sequence MSVLEIKDLHVEIEGKEILKGVNLTLKTGEIAAIMGPNGTGKSTLSAAIMGNPNYEVTKGEVLFDGVNILELEVDERARMGLFLAMQYPSEIPGITNAEFLRAAMNAGKEDDEKISVREFITKLDEKMELLNMKEEMAERYLNEGFSGGEKKRNEILQLLMLEPTFALLDEIDSGLDIDALKVVSKGVNAMRGEGFGAMIITHYQRLLNYITPDVVHVMMEGRVVLSGGPELAARLEREGYAKLAEELGYDYKEEL
- a CDS encoding DUF2969 domain-containing protein, producing the protein MSKKDKKIEIQLTDAKVTVGKDSYEGYVLTIGKKVIGEIAELDSQFAIIKNGNVDSFYKKLEKAVEILIENYNLTK
- the dnaX gene encoding DNA polymerase III subunit gamma/tau, with translation MYQALYRKYRSQTFSQLVGQEVVAKTLKQAVEQEKISHAYLFSGPRGTGKTSVAKIFAKAMNCPNQVDGEPCNNCYICQAVTEGSLEDVIEMDAASNNGVDEIREIRDKSTYAPSLARYKVYIIDEVHMLSTGAFNALLKTLEEPTQNVVFILATTELHKIPATILSRVQRFEFKSIRKQDITAHIHHILEKENISSEPDAVEIIARRAEGGMRDALSILDQALSLTQGNELTTAISEEITGTISLSALDDYVAALSQQDVPKALDSLNLLFENGKSMTRFVTDLLQYLRDLLVVQTGGENTHHSPVFMDNLALSQESLFEMIRIATVSLADMKASLQPKIYAEMMTIRLAEIKPEPMFSEAVEGEISALRQEVARLKQELANVGTVPKQVAPVPSRPATSKTVYRVDRNKVQAILQEAVEHPELARQNLIRLQNAWGEVIESLAGPDKALLVGSQPVAANEHHAILAFESNFNAGQTMKRDNLNTMFGNILSQAAGFSPEILAISLEEWKEVRAAFSAKNKSSQADQEVEEESLIPEGFEFLADKVMVEED
- a CDS encoding DUF3272 family protein, producing MTRQQFIVIALFTAAETYFFNEAWMTGRYFMAAFWAILLFRNFRLSYVMGKIVDAIDQHLNRKD
- a CDS encoding GAF domain-containing protein, coding for MLDSEKQSQYQLLNEELSYLLEGETNVLANLSNASALLKSRFPNTVFAGFYLFDGNELILGPFQGGVSCIRIPLGKGVCGEAAEFQETVLVGDVSTYPNYISCDSMAKSEIVVPMLKNGQLLGVLDLDSSLIDDYNAIDRDYLEQFVAILLEKTEWDFTMFEEKA